In Thermothelomyces thermophilus ATCC 42464 chromosome 2, complete sequence, a single window of DNA contains:
- a CDS encoding farnesyl pyrophosphate synthetase (orthologue of farnesyl diphosphate synthetase from Saccharomyces cerevisiae; orthologue of farnesyl diphosphate synthetase from S. cerevisiae) produces the protein MAKQTNLKEFEAVFPKLEKVLLEHAEQYKLPKQVVDWYKKSLEVNTLGGKCNRGMSVPDSASLLLGRPLTEDEYFRAATLGWMTELLQAFFLVSDDIMDGSITRRGKPCWYRHEGVGMIAINDAFMLESAIYTLLKKFFRSHPRYVDLLELFHEVTFQTEIGQLCDLLTAPEDVVNLDNFSMEKYRFIVIYKTAYYSFYLPVALALYLLDIATPGNLKQAEDILIPLGEYFQVQDDYLDNFGLPEHIGKIGTDIQDNKCSWLVNQALAIVTPEQRRVLEENYGRKDKTKEAAVKKLYDELKLEQRYKEYEEKAVGDIRGLIDKIDESQGLRKGVFEAFLAKIYKRSK, from the exons ATGGCGAAGCAAACAAACCTCAAGGAGTTCGAGGCCGTCTTCCCTAAGCTGGAGAAGGTTCTCCTCGAACATGCCGAGCAGTACAAGCTCCCGAAGCAGGTCGTCGACTGGTACAAGAAA TCCCTCGAGGTCAACACCCTTGGCGGAAAGTGCAACCGCGGCATGTCGGTGCCGGACTCGGCGTCGCTGCTCTTGGGGCGCCCCCTAACCGAGGACGAGTACTTCCGGGCCGCGACGCTGGGTTGGATGACGGAGCTGCTGCAGGCCTTCTTCCTGGTGTCTGACGACATCATGGACGGCAGCATCACGCGGCGCGGCAAGCCCTGCTGGTACCGCCACGAGGGCGTCGGCATGATCGCCATCAACGACGCCTTCATGCTCGAGTCGGCCATCTACACGCTCCTCAAGAAGTTCTTCCGCTCCCACCCGCGCTACGTCGACCTGCTCGAGCTGTTCCACGAGGTTACCTTCCAGACCGAGATTGGCCAGCTGTGCGACCTGCTCACCGCCCCCGAGGACGTCGTCAATCTCGACAACTTCAGCATGGAGAAGTACCGCTTCATCGTCATCTACAAGACGGCCTACTACAGTTTCTACCTGCCCGTCGCCCTGGCGCTGTACCTGCTCGACATCGCCACCCCCGGGAACCTCAAGCAGGCCGAGGATATCCTCATCCCGCTGGGCGAGTACTTCCAGGTGCAGGACGACTACCTCGACAACTTCGGCCTGCCCGAGCACATCGGCAAGATCGGCACCGACATCCAGGACAACAAGTGCTCGTGGCTGGTCAACCAGGCGCTGGCCATCGTGACCCCCGAGCAGCGCCGCGTGCTCGAGGAGAACTACGGCCGCAAGGACAAGACCAAGGAGGCCGCCGTCAAGAAGCTGTACGACGAGCTCAAGCTGGAGCAGCGGTACAAGGAGTACGAGGAGAAGGCTGTCGGCGACATCCGCGGCTTGATCGACAAGATCGACGAGTCCCAGGGCCTGAGAAAGGGCGTCTTCGAGGCCTTCCTGGCCAAGATTTACAAGCGCAGCAAATAA